The following are from one region of the Sandaracinus amylolyticus genome:
- a CDS encoding putative metal-binding motif-containing protein, with translation MAARALGVIAASFVVLVACGDPDDPAPDAATDAVVVCTSDEQCGDGAFCNGEELCLPRSPSADARGCAPDRAACQDDQVCDEEADRCRQDCAVATDADGDGADAIDCGGEDCDDTRADVRPDATEVCDPDGLDEDCDPTTFGDRDADGDDHLDAACCNGDRCGDDCDDSDDAVFPGQVEACNERDDDCDEDTDETVLVRYVRDGDRDGHGAEDATDTVLACAPPAGYAEVADDCDDTIGSVHPGAYDRCDGTVDDDCSGTADDPPGGCACANGTSRTCPLPGACGASTQTCVAGTWPECAVIATEEVCGNGLDEDCDGAADDGCTCDEPVRFCGIDVGACERGVQVCATDGAWSACFDAIDPTPETCNEIDDDCDGTVDEGVFFRCWEDGDGDGYATLTAAVTAMCRTSCPAGTTSRDPASVAQRDCDPGDGRAFPGQTNGFGTPRASGGFDFDCSGAATITSFILSSCADDGSGGCVADEGIAAPGPCGSQTTFLVCAPMSNGSSGTHCEQAFVCGPAEDCGDQNRVACR, from the coding sequence ATGGCAGCGCGAGCTCTGGGTGTGATCGCCGCGTCGTTCGTGGTGCTCGTCGCGTGCGGGGATCCCGACGATCCAGCACCGGATGCCGCGACCGACGCAGTCGTCGTGTGCACGAGCGACGAGCAGTGCGGCGACGGAGCCTTCTGCAACGGCGAAGAGCTCTGTCTGCCGCGCTCGCCGAGCGCCGATGCGCGCGGGTGCGCGCCCGATCGCGCCGCGTGTCAGGACGATCAGGTCTGCGACGAGGAGGCCGATCGCTGCCGCCAGGACTGCGCCGTCGCGACCGACGCCGACGGAGACGGCGCCGACGCGATCGACTGCGGCGGCGAGGACTGCGACGACACCCGCGCCGACGTGCGTCCCGACGCGACCGAGGTCTGCGATCCCGACGGGCTCGACGAGGACTGCGATCCCACGACGTTCGGCGATCGCGACGCCGACGGCGACGATCACCTCGACGCCGCGTGCTGCAACGGCGATCGCTGCGGCGACGACTGCGACGACTCCGACGACGCGGTGTTCCCCGGACAGGTCGAGGCGTGCAACGAGCGCGACGACGACTGCGACGAAGACACCGACGAGACCGTGCTCGTGCGCTACGTCCGCGACGGAGATCGCGACGGCCACGGCGCGGAGGACGCGACCGACACGGTGCTCGCGTGCGCGCCGCCCGCGGGATACGCCGAGGTCGCCGACGACTGCGACGACACGATCGGGAGCGTGCACCCCGGCGCATACGATCGCTGTGATGGCACCGTCGACGACGACTGCAGCGGCACCGCCGACGATCCGCCCGGCGGCTGCGCGTGCGCGAACGGCACGTCGCGCACCTGTCCGCTGCCCGGCGCGTGCGGCGCGAGCACCCAGACCTGCGTCGCGGGCACGTGGCCCGAGTGCGCGGTGATCGCGACCGAGGAGGTCTGCGGCAACGGGCTCGACGAGGACTGCGACGGAGCCGCGGACGACGGCTGCACGTGCGACGAGCCGGTGCGCTTCTGCGGCATCGACGTGGGCGCGTGCGAGCGCGGCGTGCAGGTCTGCGCGACCGACGGCGCGTGGAGCGCGTGCTTCGACGCGATCGATCCGACGCCCGAGACCTGCAACGAGATCGACGACGACTGCGACGGCACCGTCGACGAGGGCGTGTTCTTCCGGTGCTGGGAGGACGGCGACGGCGACGGCTACGCCACGCTCACCGCGGCGGTGACCGCGATGTGCCGGACCTCGTGCCCCGCGGGGACCACCTCGCGCGATCCCGCGAGCGTCGCGCAGCGCGACTGCGATCCCGGCGACGGGCGCGCGTTCCCCGGTCAGACCAACGGCTTCGGAACCCCGCGCGCCTCCGGCGGCTTCGACTTCGACTGCAGCGGCGCGGCGACGATCACGTCGTTCATCCTGAGCTCGTGCGCGGACGACGGAAGCGGCGGGTGCGTCGCCGACGAGGGCATCGCTGCCCCGGGCCCGTGCGGATCGCAGACGACCTTCCTCGTGTGCGCGCCGATGAGCAATGGCTCGAGCGGGACGCACTGCGAGCAGGCCTTCGTGTGCGGCCCGGCCGAGGACTGCGGCGACCAGAACCGCGTGGCGTGCCGATGA